From Selenomonas ruminantium AC2024, a single genomic window includes:
- the carA gene encoding glutamine-hydrolyzing carbamoyl-phosphate synthase small subunit — translation MKGKLILEDGSVFTGQLLNDSRATGEVVFNTSMTGYQESLTDPSYCRQILTLTYPMVGNYGIADIFMQSRKAFVGGFVIGELCELGSNWHYEESLAEFLTRQNIPCLYDVDTRAVTRKIRNAGTMKGIIVPADADQAEIDKLMAVPIKKEVVMEVTTKEAYTMEAENEDAPLVVAMDFGVKQNILTSLHNIGCKLQVVPADTKAEDILAMNPDGIFLSNGPGDPADVPEIVEEIKKLIGKKPIFGICLGHQLIARALGAKTYKLKFGHRGSNQPVKDLRTGKVQISSQNHGFAVEEESLKDLPLEVTHINVNDGTVEGMRHKELPLFSVQYHPEASPGPDDNLYLFDEFWTMLKGE, via the coding sequence ATGAAGGGTAAATTAATCCTCGAAGACGGCAGCGTTTTTACGGGGCAGTTATTAAATGACAGCCGGGCGACCGGCGAAGTGGTGTTCAACACCAGCATGACGGGGTATCAGGAGAGTCTGACGGACCCCAGCTATTGCCGCCAGATTCTGACGCTGACATATCCTATGGTAGGCAATTACGGGATTGCCGATATCTTTATGCAGTCCCGCAAGGCTTTTGTGGGCGGCTTTGTCATCGGCGAACTTTGCGAGCTGGGCAGCAACTGGCATTATGAGGAAAGTCTGGCGGAATTTTTGACCCGTCAGAATATCCCCTGCCTCTATGATGTGGATACCCGCGCCGTGACCCGCAAAATCCGCAATGCCGGTACCATGAAGGGGATTATCGTACCCGCAGATGCCGACCAGGCAGAAATCGACAAACTCATGGCGGTGCCCATCAAAAAAGAGGTGGTTATGGAAGTAACCACGAAGGAAGCCTACACGATGGAAGCTGAGAATGAAGATGCACCGCTGGTTGTGGCCATGGACTTCGGCGTTAAGCAGAACATCCTGACGTCTCTGCACAATATCGGCTGCAAGTTGCAGGTCGTGCCGGCCGATACCAAGGCTGAGGATATTCTCGCGATGAATCCGGACGGGATTTTCCTCTCCAACGGCCCTGGCGACCCTGCCGATGTGCCGGAAATCGTGGAAGAAATCAAGAAGCTGATCGGCAAGAAGCCCATCTTTGGCATCTGCCTTGGCCATCAGCTGATTGCCCGCGCTTTGGGGGCTAAGACCTATAAGCTCAAATTCGGCCATCGCGGCTCGAATCAGCCGGTTAAAGATTTGCGCACGGGCAAGGTACAGATTTCTTCGCAGAACCATGGTTTTGCAGTTGAGGAGGAATCCCTCAAAGATTTGCCACTCGAAGTTACGCATATCAATGTCAACGATGGCACGGTGGAAGGCATGCGCCATAAGGAGCTGCCGCTGTTCTCCGTGCAGTATCATCCGGAAGCCTCGCCGGGCCCGGACGACAACCTCTATCTGTTTGACGAGTTTTGGACCATGTTGAAGGGAGAATAA
- a CDS encoding DUF3322 and DUF2220 domain-containing protein: MKKRRAGAPSLFLCEEQWTMVYDRELRQKMNTKRELEKIWRAAVLGEAYSFSYVLKPPVKLADSAGRIHEVAAWAAFWKQEGAYWTLLTANKQAGVLGKQHDFPVKAEFCNAEAALRYLGEWRRFQNLQERCGKIMTDFPGLRSLCAAYREVILKEKNLPDCIWQLAKYFSESYRTDCYLRELDVPYVDTKFMEAHSRLVAAIFYALHPEVEGRSFKDLCGQLHWQEKAPTPNIYLRSLDKNKTIGGLQELMVTAEQLARLQVNFGRVFFTENKINGYVFPEVEDGLIIFGAGNGVIAQEVEIPWLKKQRQIWYWGDMDRDGLCILSRVREKYPQVRSFLMNPELAEKYQHFMTADTGSSMEMPANLTCQEQACWKFLTCQPPQRNRLEQEKIPLSEVRSFLQEL; encoded by the coding sequence ATGAAGAAGAGACGGGCAGGTGCGCCGTCTCTTTTCCTGTGTGAGGAGCAATGGACTATGGTTTATGACCGCGAGTTGCGGCAAAAAATGAATACGAAGCGTGAACTGGAAAAAATTTGGCGGGCAGCTGTACTAGGCGAAGCCTATTCTTTTTCCTATGTGTTGAAACCGCCGGTAAAGCTGGCCGATAGTGCCGGAAGGATTCATGAGGTGGCTGCGTGGGCGGCTTTTTGGAAGCAGGAGGGCGCTTACTGGACTTTGCTTACCGCCAATAAACAGGCTGGCGTGTTAGGCAAGCAGCATGATTTCCCTGTGAAGGCCGAGTTTTGTAATGCCGAGGCGGCGCTGCGTTACTTGGGGGAATGGCGGCGTTTTCAAAATTTACAGGAGCGCTGCGGGAAAATCATGACGGACTTTCCCGGCCTGCGCAGTCTTTGCGCGGCTTATCGTGAAGTAATCTTAAAGGAAAAGAATCTGCCGGATTGTATTTGGCAGCTGGCGAAGTATTTTTCTGAGAGCTATCGGACGGATTGTTATTTGCGGGAATTGGATGTTCCCTATGTGGATACCAAATTTATGGAAGCGCATAGCAGGCTGGTGGCCGCAATCTTTTATGCCCTGCATCCGGAGGTGGAGGGGCGCAGCTTTAAGGATTTGTGCGGGCAGCTTCATTGGCAGGAGAAGGCGCCGACACCGAACATCTATTTGCGGTCCTTGGATAAGAATAAGACCATTGGCGGTCTGCAGGAACTGATGGTAACGGCAGAACAGCTGGCCCGCCTGCAGGTGAATTTTGGCCGGGTGTTCTTCACGGAGAATAAAATCAATGGCTATGTCTTTCCGGAGGTGGAGGACGGCCTGATTATCTTCGGCGCAGGCAATGGTGTGATTGCGCAGGAGGTCGAGATTCCCTGGCTAAAAAAGCAGCGGCAGATTTGGTACTGGGGCGATATGGATAGGGACGGCTTGTGCATTTTGTCCCGGGTGCGGGAGAAATATCCGCAGGTGCGTTCCTTTTTGATGAATCCGGAACTGGCAGAGAAGTATCAGCACTTTATGACGGCTGACACGGGTAGCAGCATGGAGATGCCTGCGAATTTGACATGTCAGGAGCAGGCGTGCTGGAAATTTTTGACATGTCAGCCTCCGCAGAGGAATCGTCTGGAGCAGGAGAAGATTCCCTTAAGTGAAGTCCGGTCATTTTTGCAGGAATTGTGA
- the carB gene encoding carbamoyl-phosphate synthase large subunit produces the protein MPKKENLKKVMVIGSGPIIIGQAAEFDYAGSQACRALKEEGLEVVLVNSNPATIMTDTHIADRVYIEPLTPEFLAEIIAKEKPDGLLATLGGQAGLNLAVQLAERGVLKEHGVELLGTPLSAIKQAEDRELFKETMEKLGEPIPESTIVEDVPSAVEFANGIGYPVIVRPAYTMGGTGGGIAENEEELIDIVIKGLNYSLIGQVLIERSVAGWKEIEYEVMRDGNDNCITVCNMENFDPVGVHTGDSIVVAPSQTLTDHEYQMLRSASLRIIRELGIEGGCNAQYALDPNSNRYYVIEVNPRVSRSSALASKATGYPIAKVSAKIAIGYTLDEITNAVTQKTKACFEPSLDYCVVKFPRWPFDKFVYADKTLGTQMKATGEVMSIDRHFEGAILKAVRSLEIGVHRLSMPKMAAWDDARVKKNLNRINDERIFVIAEALRRGIATVDEIHAITKVDKWFINKINNIAQVENQLGSEPLTPSLMLAAKNVGLADVSIAEITGKSMDEIRTTRKSMGVMPCYKMVDTCAAEFEAATPYYYSTFRAEQDEVTVSDKRKVIVLGSGPIRIGQGVEFDYCSVHSVWALKEMGIEAIIINNNPETVSTDFDISDRLYFEPLTTEDVLNIIDKEKPEGVIVQFGGQTAINLAASLQKAGVKVFGTSVDDIDRAEDRERFDEVLTQTQIPRPQGISVTNLEDAISGAERIGYPVMVRPSYVLGGRAMEIVYNEAELRDYMSRAVKVTPDHPVLVDRYMQGTEVEVDAISDGMDVLIPGIMEHVERAGVHSGDSIAVYPPRTLSSKVLYTIIDYTKRLAVALHVKGLLNIQFVVVNDEVFIIEVNPRSSRTVPFLSKVTDVKMVNLATRIALGASLKEVSERTGLVPPKPYVAVKAPVFSFAKMTDVDIALGPEMKSTGEVMGIDYHYARALYKAIVGSGINVPTKGCVLFTVADKDKEEMKQLAKAFADLDFQIAATEGTAKAIKSMGIDVEVVGKVHERSSDIIEKIKTGKIHMVINTLTQGKHSLKDGFKIRRATVEHGIACLTSLDTAWEVMRVLSFMRERRLVYSLAIQDYVGGGDDLA, from the coding sequence ATGCCAAAGAAGGAAAATCTCAAAAAAGTAATGGTTATTGGCTCTGGCCCCATCATCATCGGTCAGGCAGCTGAATTTGACTACGCCGGTTCTCAGGCCTGCCGCGCCCTCAAAGAAGAAGGTCTCGAAGTGGTGCTGGTAAACTCCAATCCGGCAACCATCATGACGGATACGCATATTGCTGACCGCGTGTATATCGAGCCGCTGACGCCGGAATTCCTGGCCGAAATCATCGCCAAGGAAAAACCAGACGGTCTTTTGGCAACCCTGGGCGGTCAGGCAGGACTCAATCTGGCCGTACAGCTGGCAGAGCGTGGCGTACTCAAGGAACATGGCGTAGAACTCTTGGGAACGCCGCTGTCGGCCATCAAGCAGGCCGAAGACCGGGAACTCTTTAAAGAAACGATGGAAAAACTCGGTGAGCCTATCCCGGAAAGCACCATTGTGGAAGATGTGCCCAGTGCTGTGGAATTTGCCAATGGCATTGGTTATCCGGTTATCGTGCGCCCGGCTTATACCATGGGCGGCACGGGCGGCGGCATTGCCGAGAATGAGGAAGAACTCATTGATATCGTCATCAAGGGCCTTAACTACTCCCTGATTGGTCAGGTGCTCATCGAGCGTAGTGTGGCCGGTTGGAAGGAAATCGAATACGAAGTCATGCGTGACGGCAACGACAACTGCATCACCGTCTGCAATATGGAAAACTTCGACCCCGTGGGTGTGCATACGGGTGACTCCATCGTTGTCGCACCCTCGCAGACGCTGACCGACCATGAGTATCAGATGCTCAGAAGTGCATCCCTGCGCATTATCCGCGAGCTCGGCATCGAAGGCGGCTGCAACGCGCAGTATGCCCTAGACCCCAACAGCAATCGTTACTATGTTATTGAAGTAAATCCTCGTGTAAGCCGTTCTTCGGCACTGGCCTCCAAGGCAACGGGCTATCCCATTGCCAAGGTTTCGGCCAAGATTGCCATCGGTTATACGCTTGATGAAATCACCAATGCCGTAACGCAGAAGACCAAGGCCTGCTTTGAGCCGTCACTCGACTACTGCGTGGTGAAATTCCCGCGCTGGCCCTTTGATAAGTTCGTCTATGCGGATAAGACGCTAGGCACGCAGATGAAGGCCACGGGCGAGGTCATGAGCATTGACCGCCACTTTGAAGGGGCTATCCTCAAGGCTGTGCGCTCGCTGGAAATCGGCGTACACCGCCTGTCCATGCCGAAAATGGCCGCCTGGGATGATGCCCGCGTCAAGAAGAACCTCAACCGTATCAACGACGAGCGCATCTTCGTGATTGCCGAGGCCCTGCGCCGCGGCATTGCCACGGTGGACGAAATTCACGCCATCACGAAAGTGGACAAATGGTTCATCAATAAAATCAACAATATCGCGCAGGTGGAAAATCAGCTGGGCAGCGAACCCTTGACGCCGAGCCTGATGCTCGCGGCGAAGAATGTGGGTCTGGCTGATGTATCCATCGCCGAAATCACCGGCAAGAGCATGGATGAAATCCGCACCACGCGCAAGAGCATGGGCGTAATGCCCTGCTATAAGATGGTCGATACCTGCGCGGCTGAATTTGAAGCCGCAACACCGTACTATTACTCCACCTTCCGCGCGGAGCAGGATGAAGTCACGGTGTCGGACAAGCGCAAGGTCATCGTGCTGGGTTCCGGGCCTATCCGTATCGGTCAGGGCGTGGAATTTGACTACTGCTCGGTACACTCCGTATGGGCGCTCAAGGAAATGGGCATTGAAGCCATCATCATCAACAACAACCCGGAAACCGTATCCACGGACTTTGATATCTCCGACCGTCTGTACTTTGAACCGCTGACCACGGAAGATGTGCTCAACATCATCGACAAGGAAAAGCCGGAAGGTGTTATCGTCCAGTTCGGCGGGCAGACGGCCATCAATCTGGCCGCATCTCTGCAAAAGGCCGGTGTCAAGGTATTCGGTACTTCTGTAGACGATATCGACAGGGCCGAAGACCGTGAACGCTTTGATGAAGTGCTGACCCAGACGCAGATTCCCCGTCCGCAGGGCATCAGTGTGACGAACCTCGAAGATGCCATCAGCGGGGCTGAGCGTATCGGCTATCCGGTTATGGTGCGTCCGTCCTATGTATTAGGCGGCCGGGCAATGGAAATCGTCTACAATGAAGCCGAACTGCGTGACTACATGAGCCGCGCCGTAAAGGTGACGCCAGACCATCCGGTGCTGGTTGACCGCTATATGCAGGGGACGGAAGTGGAAGTTGATGCCATTTCCGACGGCATGGATGTGCTGATTCCGGGCATCATGGAACATGTGGAACGCGCCGGCGTGCACTCCGGCGACAGTATCGCCGTATATCCGCCGCGCACCCTGTCCTCCAAGGTGCTGTACACCATTATCGACTACACCAAGCGGCTGGCAGTAGCGCTCCATGTCAAGGGCCTCTTGAACATTCAGTTCGTTGTGGTCAATGACGAAGTTTTCATTATCGAAGTCAATCCGCGTTCCAGCCGTACGGTTCCCTTCCTCTCGAAGGTTACGGATGTGAAGATGGTCAATCTGGCCACCCGCATTGCGCTGGGCGCATCGCTTAAAGAAGTCAGCGAACGCACGGGCCTGGTACCGCCCAAACCCTATGTGGCCGTGAAAGCGCCGGTGTTCTCCTTCGCCAAGATGACGGATGTCGATATCGCCCTCGGCCCCGAAATGAAATCCACGGGTGAGGTTATGGGCATTGACTATCACTATGCCCGCGCCCTTTACAAGGCGATTGTCGGCTCCGGCATCAACGTGCCGACCAAGGGCTGTGTGCTCTTTACGGTAGCCGACAAGGATAAGGAAGAGATGAAGCAGCTGGCCAAGGCCTTTGCGGATTTGGACTTCCAGATTGCCGCGACGGAAGGTACGGCCAAGGCCATCAAGTCTATGGGCATTGATGTGGAAGTTGTGGGCAAGGTACATGAACGCAGCTCCGATATCATCGAAAAAATCAAGACGGGCAAGATTCATATGGTCATCAATACCCTGACCCAGGGCAAGCACTCACTGAAGGACGGTTTCAAAATCCGCCGCGCTACGGTGGAACATGGCATTGCCTGCCTGACCTCGCTGGATACGGCCTGGGAAGTCATGCGGGTACTTTCCTTCATGCGCGAACGTCGTCTGGTCTATTCTCTGGCCATTCAAGACTATGTGGGAGGCGGTGACGACCTTGCCTAA
- a CDS encoding dihydroorotate dehydrogenase electron transfer subunit: MPKVAVDGEIIAQHELAKDVWRMEVEAREIAREAEPGQFVQLQIPGGAFTLRRPVGIAEVSLQKGTVAFIYRVVGKGTKALAQLTAGTVINVLGPLGHGFSCEAKRPLLVGGGMGLSPLLFYAEHAEGKADVLMGGRCERELFWQDIYKPHVQEVFCTTDDGSCGTKGFTTTLLPELLQKGGYDLVIACGPEIMMQGIAKIAHEYNIPCQVSLEKRMGCGLGACLSCSIDTTSGERKKVCKDGPVFWAEEVFDLA; this comes from the coding sequence TTGCCTAAGGTGGCTGTAGATGGCGAAATCATTGCCCAGCATGAGCTGGCAAAAGATGTATGGCGCATGGAAGTAGAGGCGCGGGAAATCGCGCGGGAAGCAGAGCCGGGACAATTTGTCCAGCTGCAGATTCCCGGGGGCGCTTTTACCCTGCGCCGCCCCGTGGGCATTGCCGAAGTCAGCCTGCAAAAAGGCACGGTGGCGTTTATCTACCGGGTAGTGGGCAAGGGGACCAAGGCGCTTGCCCAGCTTACGGCAGGCACGGTTATCAATGTGTTGGGGCCACTCGGCCATGGCTTTAGCTGTGAGGCCAAACGCCCGCTATTGGTGGGCGGCGGCATGGGCCTGTCACCGTTGCTCTTTTACGCCGAACATGCAGAAGGCAAGGCTGATGTGCTGATGGGCGGCCGCTGCGAGCGGGAGCTTTTCTGGCAGGATATCTATAAGCCCCATGTGCAGGAAGTTTTCTGTACAACGGATGATGGTTCCTGCGGAACCAAAGGCTTTACGACAACCCTGCTGCCGGAGCTGTTGCAGAAGGGCGGTTACGATTTGGTCATCGCCTGCGGCCCGGAAATCATGATGCAGGGCATTGCCAAAATCGCCCATGAATATAATATTCCCTGTCAGGTATCGCTCGAAAAACGCATGGGCTGCGGCCTGGGCGCCTGCCTGTCCTGCTCGATTGATACGACCAGCGGTGAGCGCAAGAAAGTCTGCAAGGATGGCCCGGTATTCTGGGCAGAGGAGGTGTTTGACCTCGCATGA
- a CDS encoding dihydroorotase, whose amino-acid sequence MKILLKGGRVINPENKFDAVADVLVEDGKIVKIGAGIEEKADEIYDVAGKVVTPGLIDLHVHLREPGQEAKEDFASGTQAAAAGGFTTICTMPNTKPAVDSAALVRSLKMRAQEVGVVNVEIIGAVTKGQEGKELAEMGDMLEAGAVAFSDDGHFDPSAKVMLNAFDYLHTFDKVIINHEEEPTLIEDGVMNEGHRSAMLGLKGRPTVAEDIAVARDIMLAEYAGSKVHIAHISSARAVDIVRQAKKRGVKVTAEATPQHLTMTEECVNLFDTSTKINPPLRAAKDCEAILEGLKDGTIDAIVTDHSPHAQEEKDREYIYAPSGFPGLETSLGIMLTDLYHEQKLDLPLIISKMSYEPAKVFGLNAGKLSEGAQADITVIDPELEWTVDEKEFYTKGSHSPFVGRKLKGKAVLTMVKGKVVMQDGKILD is encoded by the coding sequence ATGAAAATTTTGCTCAAAGGCGGACGCGTAATCAATCCGGAAAATAAATTCGATGCAGTGGCAGATGTGCTCGTAGAAGACGGCAAGATTGTAAAAATCGGTGCAGGAATTGAAGAGAAAGCTGACGAAATTTATGATGTTGCGGGCAAAGTGGTAACGCCGGGACTTATCGACCTGCATGTACATCTGCGGGAGCCTGGGCAGGAAGCCAAGGAAGACTTTGCCTCCGGTACGCAGGCGGCAGCAGCGGGCGGTTTTACGACTATCTGTACCATGCCCAATACCAAACCGGCGGTTGATTCGGCAGCTCTGGTGCGCAGCCTGAAGATGCGCGCGCAGGAAGTCGGTGTTGTCAATGTGGAAATCATCGGCGCGGTAACGAAAGGTCAGGAAGGCAAGGAACTGGCTGAGATGGGAGACATGCTGGAAGCTGGTGCGGTGGCTTTCTCCGATGACGGTCACTTCGACCCCAGCGCCAAGGTCATGCTCAATGCGTTTGATTACCTCCACACTTTTGACAAGGTTATCATCAACCATGAGGAGGAGCCTACGCTGATTGAAGATGGTGTGATGAATGAAGGTCATCGCAGTGCCATGTTAGGTCTCAAAGGTCGTCCAACAGTTGCTGAAGATATCGCTGTGGCTCGTGACATCATGCTGGCAGAGTATGCTGGTTCCAAGGTGCATATCGCCCATATCAGTTCGGCGCGGGCCGTGGATATCGTGCGTCAGGCCAAAAAGCGCGGCGTCAAGGTAACGGCAGAAGCTACGCCGCAGCATCTGACCATGACGGAAGAATGTGTCAATCTCTTTGACACCTCCACGAAAATCAATCCGCCCCTGCGGGCAGCCAAGGACTGTGAGGCAATTCTCGAAGGATTGAAGGACGGCACCATTGATGCCATCGTCACCGACCACAGCCCGCATGCACAGGAAGAAAAGGATAGGGAGTACATCTACGCGCCGAGCGGTTTCCCCGGCCTTGAAACGTCCCTGGGTATTATGCTGACGGATTTGTATCACGAGCAGAAATTAGACCTGCCCCTGATTATCTCCAAGATGAGCTATGAACCGGCCAAGGTTTTCGGCCTCAATGCAGGCAAGCTCAGCGAAGGTGCGCAGGCGGATATCACGGTTATCGACCCGGAACTTGAGTGGACGGTTGACGAAAAAGAATTCTATACCAAGGGCAGCCACAGCCCGTTTGTGGGCCGCAAGCTCAAGGGCAAGGCGGTGCTGACCATGGTTAAAGGTAAAGTAGTTATGCAGGATGGTAAGATTCTGGACTAA
- a CDS encoding aspartate carbamoyltransferase catalytic subunit — protein sequence MEKNKLSLRGKNVLGLEDFSPEEIRLVLDTAKEMKNIIHRDIKKVPTLRGKSIVTLFYEPSTRTRTSFELAGKYLGADVVNITAGSSSIVKGESLRDTLYTIEAMGVDAIVMRHKAEGAAEYASRVVSPVILNAGDGAHAHPSQGLLNLFTIEEHKGHLEGLKVAIIGDVLHSRVARSDIYGMRKMGMEVHIAGPKTLLPRFLYEEPGIVVHERIEDAIANADVIEVLRIQLERMKGGLFPTTREYARIFGLNDTRLKLAKDDVLILHPGPMNKGWEISPFTAYGKNSAIQEEVQNGVAVRMALFTLVLTGGKQA from the coding sequence TTGGAGAAAAACAAATTGTCCCTGCGGGGAAAGAATGTTCTGGGTCTGGAAGATTTCAGCCCGGAGGAAATTCGCTTGGTGCTCGATACTGCCAAGGAAATGAAGAATATCATTCATCGGGACATCAAAAAGGTTCCGACCCTGCGCGGCAAATCCATTGTCACCCTGTTTTATGAACCCAGCACCCGTACCCGTACTTCCTTTGAATTGGCGGGCAAATACCTCGGCGCAGATGTGGTAAACATCACGGCTGGTTCGAGCAGTATCGTCAAGGGCGAAAGCCTCCGCGATACGCTCTACACCATCGAGGCTATGGGCGTTGATGCCATCGTTATGCGCCATAAGGCGGAAGGTGCGGCAGAATACGCATCGCGGGTAGTAAGCCCTGTAATCCTGAACGCCGGTGACGGTGCGCACGCACATCCTTCGCAGGGCCTCTTGAACCTCTTTACCATCGAGGAACATAAGGGCCATCTTGAAGGCTTGAAGGTTGCGATTATCGGTGATGTGCTCCACAGCCGTGTAGCCCGCTCTGATATCTACGGCATGCGCAAGATGGGCATGGAAGTACATATCGCCGGCCCTAAGACTTTGCTGCCGCGTTTCCTCTATGAAGAACCGGGCATTGTGGTGCATGAGCGCATTGAAGATGCCATCGCCAACGCTGATGTCATTGAAGTGCTGCGCATTCAGCTCGAACGCATGAAGGGCGGCCTGTTCCCGACGACCCGCGAGTATGCACGGATTTTCGGCCTCAACGATACGCGCCTGAAGCTGGCCAAGGATGATGTACTGATTCTGCATCCGGGCCCCATGAATAAGGGCTGGGAAATCTCGCCCTTTACGGCTTACGGCAAGAACTCGGCCATTCAGGAAGAAGTACAGAATGGCGTAGCGGTGCGCATGGCGCTCTTTACCTTGGTGCTGACGGGAGGAAAACAGGCATGA
- a CDS encoding dihydroorotate dehydrogenase, whose translation MSRAINMADKRLHTNLAGIYMNTPVLTASGTFGFGEEFAEFVDLSRLGGVMVKGTTLKPRRGNEGVRITETPMGMLNCIGLENPGVDVFLQETLPRLANYNMNVIVNISGSTVEEYGILAEMLDVPGVAAIELNVSCPNVKEGGIVFGTDPKAAAAVVKEAKAYTKKPVILKLSPNVTDIVTMAKAVEDAGADIISLINTLMGMEINIHTQKPTLGNVTGGLSGPCVKPVALRMVYQVAKAVKVPLIGMGGISCAEDAIEFLLAGASAVAVGTANFNDPTVTMKICDGISDYLAQRHLESVQDIIGAAL comes from the coding sequence ATGAGCAGAGCAATCAATATGGCAGATAAACGCCTGCATACGAATCTTGCGGGCATCTATATGAATACGCCGGTGCTGACCGCCTCGGGAACCTTCGGCTTTGGCGAGGAATTTGCCGAATTCGTTGACCTTTCAAGGCTCGGCGGCGTCATGGTCAAGGGCACGACCTTAAAGCCACGGCGTGGCAATGAGGGCGTGCGTATTACGGAAACGCCCATGGGCATGCTCAACTGCATTGGCCTCGAAAATCCCGGTGTGGATGTTTTCCTGCAGGAAACTCTGCCGCGGCTCGCGAATTACAATATGAATGTAATCGTGAATATCTCGGGAAGTACCGTGGAAGAATATGGCATCCTGGCGGAAATGCTCGATGTGCCCGGAGTCGCAGCCATTGAACTCAATGTCTCCTGTCCTAATGTCAAGGAGGGTGGCATTGTGTTCGGCACTGACCCCAAAGCTGCCGCGGCGGTGGTCAAAGAGGCCAAGGCCTATACGAAGAAGCCGGTCATCTTAAAGCTGTCACCGAATGTGACGGATATTGTCACGATGGCCAAGGCGGTGGAAGATGCGGGGGCAGATATCATCTCCCTGATTAACACCCTAATGGGCATGGAAATCAATATCCATACACAGAAGCCGACCCTCGGCAATGTCACAGGCGGCCTGTCCGGCCCTTGCGTTAAGCCAGTGGCCCTGCGCATGGTCTATCAGGTAGCCAAAGCCGTGAAGGTACCGCTTATCGGTATGGGCGGCATCAGCTGCGCAGAAGATGCCATTGAATTCCTGCTCGCCGGAGCAAGCGCCGTGGCAGTGGGCACAGCCAATTTCAATGACCCGACGGTGACCATGAAAATCTGCGATGGCATTAGTGACTATCTGGCCCAGCGCCATTTGGAATCGGTACAGGATATTATCGGTGCAGCACTTTAA
- a CDS encoding DNA alkylation repair protein, producing the protein MDIQAELFALQDKKYQAFQSKLMPTVAPEQIIGVRTPALRKMAKEISKGEEAERFLATLPHSYFEENQLHAFILSGMKDYETCMEQLEKFLPYVDNWATCDQMSPKIFKKHRQELLERIKTWLTAKETYKVRFAIGMLLEHFLDEDFDLAYLQLAAQVRSEEYYVNMMTAWYFATALAKQYEAALTFIEGHALDVWTHNKAIQKAIESRRLTTEQKSYLRTLKISRKVKEI; encoded by the coding sequence ATGGATATACAGGCAGAATTATTTGCTTTGCAGGATAAAAAGTATCAGGCGTTCCAAAGCAAGCTGATGCCCACGGTGGCACCGGAACAGATTATCGGGGTGCGGACACCGGCCTTGCGGAAGATGGCAAAGGAAATCAGTAAGGGGGAGGAAGCGGAACGCTTTTTAGCAACGCTTCCCCATTCCTATTTTGAAGAAAACCAGCTCCATGCTTTTATCCTGTCGGGGATGAAGGATTATGAAACTTGCATGGAGCAGTTGGAAAAATTCCTGCCCTATGTAGATAACTGGGCTACCTGTGACCAGATGTCACCGAAAATCTTTAAGAAGCACCGGCAGGAACTGCTGGAACGGATAAAAACTTGGCTGACGGCAAAAGAAACTTATAAAGTGCGCTTTGCTATTGGCATGCTGCTGGAGCATTTCTTAGACGAAGATTTTGACCTTGCCTATTTGCAGCTGGCAGCGCAGGTGCGTTCCGAGGAATACTATGTCAATATGATGACGGCCTGGTATTTTGCCACGGCACTGGCCAAGCAGTATGAAGCGGCGCTGACCTTTATCGAAGGACATGCTTTAGATGTCTGGACGCATAACAAAGCCATCCAGAAGGCCATTGAGAGCAGACGGCTAACAACGGAGCAGAAATCATATTTGCGAACATTGAAGATTAGCCGCAAGGTAAAAGAAATTTAA